The Meiothermus sp. genome segment CACCCTGGCCCTCTTCGGCGAAAAGGACGGGGTGATTCGGCGAGAACAGCTCGAGGCCGCCCAGGGTAAGTTCCCGCAGGGCACCCTCAAAGAAACCATCCCCGGCCTCAACCACGCGGGGTTTGGTTCTTATGGCCCCCAGCGCGGCGATAACCCCGCCACCATCGCCTCTGAGGCCGGCTGGGATGAGGTTGCCAAACGAACCGTGGTCTTCCTGGATCAAGCCCTGACAGCGCCATGAGGTCTACCGCTGCCCCAAACGGCGCCCGGCGATAAAGCGGTCTACCCAGCGGTCGGGCAACAAACGAGCCAGAAGGGCCCCTGCTCTGGCATCGCGCCCCACCACATAGCGGGTCCTGGGACGGGCTGAGGCGAGGGCCTGCGCCACCACCCGGGCTACCTCGTTGGGGTGTAAACCGCTGCCATCTTGCGCCCGGATGTAGTTCAGGATTCCGTCAATGGCGCGGCCGTACAATCGGATAGCTTCCGGGGGCAGTTGTTGTTTGAGCGCCTCGCCCCAGGCCACCCCCTTGCCCCAGATGGGGGTTTGGATGTTGCCCGGCTCGATAATCGAGACCTCTATTCCCCACGGCCCCAGCTCCCGCCTGAGGGCATCGCCGATGGCCTCGAGAGCAAATTTAGAAGCGGCATAGGGCCCCATCAGGGGTGCAGCCACCCGTCCGCTGATGGAGCTCATCAGCACCACCCGCCCCCTGGCCTTTCGCAGCAAGGGCAAAAAAGCCTGGGTGACGGCCACCTGCCCCACCACGTTGACCTCCAGCACCCGCCTGAGCTCCGGCAAGGGTAAGAACTCGAGCGGCCCCGCCACGGCAATCCCGGCGTTGTTCACCAGCCCATCGAGTTGGGGCGCCTGGCTAAAGACCAACTGAGCCGCTTCGCGAATAGAGGTTTCGTCCGTCACATCCAGCAGAACCGGCCTGAGGTGGCCTTTTGACTTTTGTTTGAGCGTCTCAGCATCGGTGTTTTTGCGCACCCCAGCAAAAACCCGGTAGCCCCGATCCTGCAGCCACAAAGCACAGGCCTCGCCAATGCCGCTGGAGGCGCCGGTGATCAAAACGGTTTTCAAGCTTCCACCCTTTCCAGCACCACCATGGCCAGGGCGTAGTGCTTCTCGTGCGAAAGCGATAGATGGGCCCTCAAGCGACCTTCTTCCAGCCTGGCGCGCAGCTCTGGAGCAAAACCCAGGCCTGGTTTAGGCCCTTGCATCTCCACCCAGACCTCGAGCCAGCCAAAAGATTCCGGCCAGCACTTCTGAAAGGCTTCCTTGGCCGCAAAGCGAACCGCCAGCGAAGGGATCGGATCGGCCCTGGCCAGGCAGTAGGCGATTTCGGAGGAAACAAAGTGGCGCTGCAAAAAACGCGCAGCATGACGCGCCCAGACCCGGCGCAGGCGCTCGAGCTCTACAATGTCGGTTCCAATGGCCACGATGGACATCGGTTAGCATTGTAAGCGCTGTGCTGCCTAAAGCCTTCCTGACCCGAATGTCTGAGCTGTTGGGCGAGGAATTCCCCCATTTTTTGCAGGCCCTCACCGGAGCCGACCGCAGCTATGGCCTGCGGGTCAACACCCTCAAGCTAAGCCC includes the following:
- a CDS encoding SDR family oxidoreductase is translated as MKTVLITGASSGIGEACALWLQDRGYRVFAGVRKNTDAETLKQKSKGHLRPVLLDVTDETSIREAAQLVFSQAPQLDGLVNNAGIAVAGPLEFLPLPELRRVLEVNVVGQVAVTQAFLPLLRKARGRVVLMSSISGRVAAPLMGPYAASKFALEAIGDALRRELGPWGIEVSIIEPGNIQTPIWGKGVAWGEALKQQLPPEAIRLYGRAIDGILNYIRAQDGSGLHPNEVARVVAQALASARPRTRYVVGRDARAGALLARLLPDRWVDRFIAGRRLGQR
- the acpS gene encoding holo-ACP synthase, with amino-acid sequence MSIVAIGTDIVELERLRRVWARHAARFLQRHFVSSEIAYCLARADPIPSLAVRFAAKEAFQKCWPESFGWLEVWVEMQGPKPGLGFAPELRARLEEGRLRAHLSLSHEKHYALAMVVLERVEA